A window of Nymphalis io chromosome 18, ilAglIoxx1.1, whole genome shotgun sequence genomic DNA:
aatcttaaacgtAGTTGCTATAAATGAGAAGGTataatacgataaaaataataaacagttaGTTTCTCGTGTGTTAcctaatacaattattaatattatattcttataatattaaatgtaatgctcataaaaataataaataatgtcctccagaccgatttcggccacggcagccaatctcaagagagataagtcAACTACACAGAAGATATTAGTGTACAccagtgtgtgcgcaaacacaggtgcactctctattccctaactccataatccgatgggacggcaatgcgacacgaccagaaagagttcaacaggaccaacggctttacgtgctttccgagacaagAATGTACACTCCACATTCTtcctacttccagactccaaatccaataacttttattggcctgacctgggaattgaacccaagtctccgagtctgcggccttacatcaagccacaagaccaacaaAGCAGTtgctcataataatattaatagaaggAACAAGACAggcgaataattattattaattcttcaACTGTATAGGTtaatctcttgtgcctgtaattacactggctcactcacccttcaaaccggaacacaacaatatcaagtattgctgttttgcggtagaatatctgatgagtgggtggtacctacccagaagagtgggatttttgtgttgttttttgTGATGCAATGAATACGATTTCACAACAGGAATCAAGAAAATGTCCGTATAAAGATTATTTCttcaagtacatttttattattgcattCATACGATCTCTCATCTTCCAACTTCGAAGATTCATGAATCCCTTGAAATTTCATACGAGAAGTTCGTAATAAAGTCGTCCTTCAAGAAAAGGAATGAAGAATGGATAAAGCATTTATATGGATTTCGAGATATTATACCCAATAGAATATATGATTGCTAGCTGATATGATATTTTGCAAAAGTGTACGATTGTATGAATTGTAAAACATTtaagtgtatatataattatataagacgcaactacaataatatatttacagtattatatatattaataagaatctaataaatatttaaaaaataataataatatcctagtaTAATCTTAGCCGTTTTTCTTTGAAATTCCAAGAATTTTTTAACGAGAATTTATTTCTGATATCAGTGTCACtgaatataaaaagaatatttgatTATCTAAAATGATAATATCATTGAACGTCATTATTGTGTTTTAATCAGTTTTCTGAATTACATTTCCAAATCATTTGCATTGAAGCAAGTACAAAGCAATTTTTCAAAGTAGCTACAAAATAATAGTAGGGgtagtaaataaaagaaatatttttgaatattttttacttctatataacatataaatattaaaatattatttttagttatccTATGTATCGTTGTTAagcttttgataaaaaaatggtgAAAAACTTAttgaaatactttatattataaaaaataacaaaccaaGTAACGTTACTATGgcattatatcattaatatggGAATGGTGGAATAGGTATCCTGTAGTATTTTTCATAGATTTCATCCCAGAATGTAGCACGATCTTGAATGAAATGCTTTTTCAATGTTAGTTCTCTATCTATGAACATATATGGAGATCTATTTTGACCTACAGGAGGCCATGGTATATGTGGAGAACCTTCTGGAACAGGTTTTCTGTAAGAGAATATAATgcgttaataacattttatgaatCCCGACTAGCCTTAATTAAAACAATCCTTATACTACTATAACGAATATTTTATCTcccttttaattaattacttttaatgctAGTGGATCAAAAATCCACGAATCAAAACCTGCCTACTGTTTTCAAGTCAGAATGAACTTGTGttcttcaaattttaaattatacacaagcaagttttgtttttaaaacataaaattaattgttattaccacaacggttttaaaaaaattcttgttaatttttatgaaaataatttcttaccCAGTCGTAATGAAATTTAGCCATAAGTCTCTTACGAGCACCTTCACTTGTTTGTATGCATCGGAAAGCATGGTCTCATTCTTTAAATCCATCACTGCAGTCGTTTGTGCACAGTGTGTCGCACCGCGTGTATTTGTGTGTACAATATAATCGCTATTTTCATCAGCATATCCATATTCGTACAAGTATATTTGATTATGTCCAGCTTCTACGTGTAGCTTAACAGCTTTTGATGCTCCATAAGCAAACATCACGTCAGTAAAATATTGAACaaactttaaaacattttgttcGCTTACCGGCTCACCGTTAAAGTaaaattgcttaattttttctataacGTGTTTCTCTTCTTCATTTCTTTCAAAAATCAAATCCTCCGGAAGAAAATCAGTAAAGTTATTATTCATCATATTCTTCCAACTATTGAAATTCGATAACCGATACATACCTTCCTTTTCAGAGATTCCATAAAGCATCGGTACCTTAGGATAGTTaccactttttaatatatttgctgGATAATCGTCCAGGAACATTTCCTGACCTAAATAACGTTCAATACATGGAGCAAATACTGTGGCAGAATTAGGTTGATTACTAACTACAACAGAGTATAGCGTTTCaaatggtatatttttataaaaatcttctaAAGCAGTTATATTATCAACATCGTCAAAGTTTAGTTTCCTTGCGACCATTTTTGCATTAGCAATTGGGTCGACCTGTACACTAAATGAGGCAGCATTAGGACCACTTTCTGGAATCACTTTATGGAATAATCCTCTTCCAAGTTTAGAGATCATGATAAGATCAACAGATGAAGATCCCGCGCTCCATCCATCGAGTGTAACATCATTTGGATTTCCACCAAAGCTTGCAATATTCCTTTGTACCCATCTTAACATTGCTATTTGGTCCTTCATACCAGCATTACCAGGTACATCTTCGGTTCCGAGACAAAGTAATCCATGAGCGCCGAGGCGATAATTAAAATTCACTACAAttagtttttttgtatttaatagatTTATGGCTGTTCTCATATTACCATAACCGTATTGGTATGCTCCACCATGGAAATAAACGACAACTGGAAGTTTCGTTTCTTCAGTGTCAGGCACATAAATGTTGGTAATGAGACAATCTTCTTGAGGATTCAATGTTAAATTCTCGGTATCCCTATCGCGGATGTTTTGAGGGCATATTACAAACTTCTGAACTGCTTCGAATGGTTCTTCCCAACTTGGAGGTGGTAGTGGTGgctgtaaaaataattacatcatTTAAACAGACTGACAAACATGACATAGATTAACATTATGTTTTACAGTTGTCAATACTTGGCTTATTATTACGTCTTGATAAATTACTTACATTGTATCATGAAAATGTATGGTTTGAATGTAATTTTGCTATAACTTAATAGTAAGTTATGtactagtaattttatatttcaattaaatcaaaaaaatgtttactcgTATTACAGTAAGGTGACAAACGACAAGAAATTCGGTAGTTACCCGTTTTCAACCAATTCACATAAGTATGCTAATTAAATTGCAAACACACACAAGTTAAGGAGTAACCAAAATCAGTAGAAACATTTTAACGATTCAGAAATAGCTATACATTTTAACTCTTActgttaaatgatttttttgttaaacactttctttctttttattattatcacttcTTCTTGCTGATCATCATTCCCAAGCTTTGATTTGATAATGTAACACAACGAATTTGTTGTAAGGTACTActtgaattaagaatattttttttcaatacatagtaattaacttaaaacaagtaaataaaattaacaaaaatttaagtGTTCACTCACCTTAAACTTATTAGGGCCGATGGGTGTTGTAGCGTATGGTATCCCGTAAAATACGAAATGGCCCTCAGGTGATTTATAACCTTTGACGGGGCCTTGATCTGTGCTGACTATACGCCATGGTTGATCCGCTGTGACTATCACCGTGCATGCGCACACAACAAGCCCTTCGAACCACATGGTATTTCTAAAAGAAACGAAtgaaataattctatttatactcgcatatgatatgataaaattacattaattactcATCGTTGATCATTTAATTTCTGATCGCTTTGCTTTGATATCTGTAGTAATTAGATAAATTTTCATCACGTTCAATTTAATcccttaataataatgtatctctaaatgtatatataaatttaactgttGCTTAATATCCACAGCtactcaatatatttatattgtagaaataataatgtaacaaaatgtaattaaatactgaCATGAATATATGAGGTCGCGGACGTGCAAAGTTTCTTTTGCTTGGTaagtagtttctaatttgacaatcaataaattattgtaatgcttctatgttgaataaagtattttaattttatttaataacttttcgtaattttttaaattagagcAAGCGTTTGATGTAAATTAAGAAACCAATATAATCTAAGGCACGGACGGACGCACGTGTCTGTAgagaaattgaattgaaataagcTGActtaggatttgaacccagaatagtcagaaaaatagattttaaaatacctTCACAATATATAATCTCAAGTAACACGGCACTACTGAACTAAATACATTTAACGCTTACAATATTTCGCAATatgcaaaattattattgtgtaaataaCCACACGCAAATCCATCTAGATACAGATAAAATCGACACTCGAAGATGACACTTCACTGACTACATGACATCACAACACTTGTCTTACAAAAAATCTTGTATTA
This region includes:
- the LOC126775436 gene encoding venom carboxylesterase-6-like, whose translation is MWFEGLVVCACTVIVTADQPWRIVSTDQGPVKGYKSPEGHFVFYGIPYATTPIGPNKFKPPLPPPSWEEPFEAVQKFVICPQNIRDRDTENLTLNPQEDCLITNIYVPDTEETKLPVVVYFHGGAYQYGYGNMRTAINLLNTKKLIVVNFNYRLGAHGLLCLGTEDVPGNAGMKDQIAMLRWVQRNIASFGGNPNDVTLDGWSAGSSSVDLIMISKLGRGLFHKVIPESGPNAASFSVQVDPIANAKMVARKLNFDDVDNITALEDFYKNIPFETLYSVVVSNQPNSATVFAPCIERYLGQEMFLDDYPANILKSGNYPKVPMLYGISEKEGMYRLSNFNSWKNMMNNNFTDFLPEDLIFERNEEEKHVIEKIKQFYFNGEPVSEQNVLKFVQYFTDVMFAYGASKAVKLHVEAGHNQIYLYEYGYADENSDYIVHTNTRGATHCAQTTAVMDLKNETMLSDAYKQVKVLVRDLWLNFITTGKPVPEGSPHIPWPPVGQNRSPYMFIDRELTLKKHFIQDRATFWDEIYEKYYRIPIPPFPY